A genomic window from Streptomyces broussonetiae includes:
- a CDS encoding site-2 protease family protein, with protein MTTATTRRGDHRVSPVFLGILAVTAVTGWATWTGYATQRGVAVFLFVTAAWIVSLCLHEYAHARTALHSGDITVGAKGYLTLNPLKYTHALLSIVLPVVFLVMGGIGLPGGAVFIERSRIRGRWKHSLVSAAGPLTNVLFAAVCTAPFWLHALDGVPADFRFALGFLALLQVTAAILNFLPVPGLDGYGVLEPWLSYQVKRQLAPYAPFGLLFVFALLWVPSINTAFFDTIDAILRGLGVDDYSRYCGQELYRFWRGTPEVCAVSP; from the coding sequence ATGACCACCGCCACCACGCGCCGCGGCGACCACCGGGTCAGTCCCGTGTTCCTCGGGATCCTGGCCGTGACGGCGGTGACGGGCTGGGCCACCTGGACGGGGTACGCGACGCAGCGGGGCGTCGCGGTGTTCCTGTTCGTGACGGCGGCCTGGATCGTCTCCCTGTGCCTGCACGAGTACGCGCACGCCCGCACCGCCCTGCACAGCGGGGACATCACGGTGGGCGCCAAGGGCTACCTCACGCTGAATCCGCTCAAGTACACGCACGCGCTGCTGAGCATCGTGCTGCCGGTGGTCTTCCTGGTCATGGGCGGGATCGGGCTGCCCGGCGGCGCGGTGTTCATCGAGCGGAGCCGGATCCGGGGCCGCTGGAAGCACAGCCTGGTCTCGGCGGCGGGCCCGCTGACCAACGTGCTGTTCGCGGCCGTGTGCACCGCGCCCTTCTGGCTGCACGCGCTGGACGGCGTGCCCGCCGACTTCCGCTTCGCACTGGGCTTCCTGGCCCTGCTCCAGGTGACGGCCGCGATCCTGAACTTCCTGCCGGTGCCCGGCCTGGACGGCTACGGCGTCCTCGAGCCCTGGCTGTCGTACCAGGTCAAGCGCCAGCTGGCGCCGTACGCGCCGTTCGGGCTGCTGTTCGTGTTCGCGCTGCTGTGGGTGCCGTCGATCAACACCGCGTTCTTCGACACGATCGACGCGATCCTGCGCGGCCTCGGCGTCGACGACTACTCGCGCTACTGCGGCCAGGAGCTGTACCGCTTCTGGCGCGGCACGCCGGAGGTGTGCGCGGTCAGCCCGTGA
- a CDS encoding BTAD domain-containing putative transcriptional regulator has translation MDPVRYRLLGTTQVLRPDGTAVPVGGARLRTLLSVLALRAGRTVPVGVLVEEVWGADPPADAAGALQALVGRLRRALGADAVASADGGYRIAAAGDDIDLVRFDRLTGDGLAALADADPAKAAAVLDDALALWRGPALADLPDHTAEAARWETRRLDALRARHTAALALGHAEQALPELTALCDENPLDEPLQALRLRALRATGRPARALAAYEDVRRLLADRLGADPGPELRALHTELLTDETPRKPESPALGNLPARLTSFVGRETDIEAIGADLGRARLVTLLGPGGAGKTRLSQEAAEAVRHTVRDGVWLAELAPVDDPEAVPQAVLTAIGARETVLHGAGVENMRAVTDRHDDPLERLLEHCARRRMLIVLDNCEHVVEAAAALVDRLLARCPGLVVLATSREPLGVPGELVRPVEPLPEPVALRLLAERGAAARPGFRTADDPQACAEICRRLDGLPLAIELAAARLRMLTPRQIAGRLDDRFRLLTSGSRTVLPRQQTLRAVVDWSWELLDADERDVLARLSVFAGGCDLAAAESVCGPFALDALGSLVDKSLVVAAPSSDGGMRYRLLETVAEYAAERLTETGRRPDAERAHLTYFRELARTTDPLLRGHEQRTAIERFQLEYENLRTALRHAVALGDEQEALCLVLSLGWFWQMRDQRIEIRTWCREAMALGPDPFAAPLRPARPVRQRCTDTPPPYTGEVLVEARRGVHLGHLACMETELEAWQTPEARAKLKAISEAYEPGQPQTCRAPGALWFYAVMMTEGMQRLRTIIDATVQTCRDTPGFEWELAGALQMRANVLANRTVWAGDAARDADESLEIYRRLGDAWGTAEALSARGEAHERKGAYPAAVADYQAAIEYAERLGARAQMAILRARLGNVLMEEGELERGERLLRGVVADGDGALSEAMPAARLFLACWLALTDRIGEAREQLRLLREEFKIAHFVVFDAMILTQEAWLDALERRPEESLARIRRALRLAEDPLCEAVTPQLPSICLGVAAMALAGCDGGGRAADGARCQGASDALLPAGHLQSGVERRVHDLTEARIRETLDAAGYAAAYAEGGGLSLAEATALV, from the coding sequence ATGGACCCCGTGCGTTATCGGCTTCTCGGCACCACCCAGGTACTTCGCCCCGACGGCACGGCCGTCCCGGTCGGCGGGGCGCGGCTTCGTACCCTGCTGAGTGTGCTCGCGCTCAGGGCCGGGCGGACCGTGCCCGTGGGCGTGCTCGTGGAGGAGGTGTGGGGCGCCGACCCGCCCGCCGACGCGGCCGGTGCGCTGCAGGCGCTCGTGGGCCGGCTGCGCCGGGCTCTTGGCGCGGACGCCGTCGCCTCCGCCGACGGCGGCTACCGGATCGCCGCCGCCGGTGACGACATCGACCTCGTCCGCTTCGATCGGCTGACCGGCGACGGCCTCGCCGCGCTCGCCGACGCGGACCCGGCCAAGGCCGCCGCCGTCCTCGACGACGCGCTCGCCCTGTGGCGCGGCCCCGCCCTCGCCGACCTGCCGGACCACACCGCCGAGGCGGCCCGCTGGGAGACCCGCCGCCTGGATGCGCTGCGCGCCCGGCACACCGCCGCCCTCGCCCTCGGCCACGCCGAACAGGCGCTGCCCGAACTGACCGCGCTGTGCGACGAGAACCCGCTGGACGAGCCGCTCCAGGCGCTGCGGCTGCGCGCCCTGCGCGCCACCGGCCGCCCCGCCCGGGCACTCGCCGCCTACGAGGACGTACGACGCCTGCTCGCGGACCGGCTCGGCGCCGACCCCGGGCCCGAACTGCGCGCCCTGCACACCGAGTTGCTGACGGACGAGACTCCACGGAAACCGGAGAGTCCCGCGCTCGGCAACCTGCCGGCCCGGCTCACCTCCTTCGTGGGCCGGGAAACCGACATCGAGGCCATCGGTGCCGATCTCGGCCGGGCCAGACTGGTCACCCTGCTCGGACCAGGCGGCGCCGGGAAGACCCGGCTGTCCCAGGAGGCCGCCGAGGCGGTACGGCACACCGTCCGGGACGGGGTGTGGCTGGCCGAGCTGGCTCCCGTGGACGACCCCGAGGCCGTACCGCAGGCCGTGCTCACCGCGATCGGTGCCCGCGAGACCGTGCTGCACGGTGCCGGTGTCGAGAACATGCGCGCGGTCACCGACCGGCACGACGACCCCCTCGAACGGCTCCTGGAGCACTGCGCCCGGCGCCGGATGCTGATCGTCCTCGACAACTGCGAGCATGTCGTGGAGGCCGCGGCCGCCCTGGTCGACCGGCTGCTGGCCCGCTGCCCTGGACTGGTCGTGCTCGCCACCAGCCGCGAACCGCTCGGGGTGCCGGGGGAGCTGGTGCGGCCGGTGGAGCCGCTGCCGGAGCCGGTCGCGCTCAGGCTGCTCGCCGAGCGGGGCGCGGCGGCCCGGCCCGGGTTCCGTACCGCGGACGATCCGCAGGCCTGCGCCGAGATCTGCCGGCGGCTCGACGGGCTGCCCCTCGCGATCGAGCTGGCCGCGGCCCGGCTGCGGATGCTCACCCCCCGGCAGATAGCCGGCCGGCTGGACGACCGCTTCCGGCTGCTCACCTCCGGCAGCCGCACCGTCCTGCCCCGCCAGCAGACCCTGCGGGCCGTCGTGGACTGGTCCTGGGAGCTGCTCGACGCGGACGAACGCGACGTCCTCGCCCGGCTGTCGGTCTTCGCGGGCGGCTGCGACCTGGCCGCCGCCGAGTCCGTGTGCGGCCCCTTCGCCCTCGACGCGCTCGGCTCCCTGGTGGACAAGTCCCTGGTGGTGGCGGCCCCGTCGAGCGACGGCGGGATGCGCTACCGGCTGCTGGAGACCGTCGCCGAGTACGCCGCCGAACGGCTCACCGAGACCGGGCGGCGCCCGGACGCCGAGCGCGCGCACCTGACGTACTTCCGTGAACTCGCCCGTACCACCGACCCGTTGCTGCGCGGCCACGAGCAGCGCACCGCCATCGAGCGGTTCCAGCTGGAGTACGAGAACCTGCGCACCGCCCTGCGGCACGCCGTCGCCCTCGGCGACGAACAGGAGGCGCTGTGCCTGGTGCTGTCCCTGGGGTGGTTCTGGCAGATGCGCGACCAGCGCATCGAGATCCGCACCTGGTGCCGGGAGGCCATGGCGCTCGGCCCCGACCCGTTCGCGGCCCCCCTGCGCCCGGCCCGCCCGGTCCGGCAGCGCTGCACCGACACCCCGCCCCCCTACACCGGCGAGGTCCTCGTCGAAGCCCGGCGCGGCGTCCATCTGGGTCATCTCGCCTGCATGGAGACCGAGCTGGAGGCCTGGCAGACCCCCGAGGCCCGGGCCAAGCTGAAGGCCATCTCCGAGGCGTACGAGCCCGGACAGCCGCAGACCTGCCGGGCCCCGGGCGCGCTGTGGTTCTACGCCGTCATGATGACCGAGGGCATGCAGCGGCTGCGCACGATCATCGACGCCACCGTGCAGACCTGCCGGGACACCCCCGGCTTCGAGTGGGAGCTGGCCGGCGCCCTGCAGATGCGGGCCAACGTGCTCGCCAACCGCACCGTCTGGGCCGGCGACGCCGCCCGCGACGCCGACGAGTCCCTGGAGATCTACCGCCGCCTCGGCGACGCCTGGGGCACCGCCGAGGCGCTGTCCGCGCGCGGCGAGGCCCATGAACGCAAGGGCGCCTATCCGGCTGCGGTCGCCGACTACCAGGCCGCCATCGAGTACGCCGAACGCCTCGGCGCCCGCGCCCAGATGGCCATCCTGCGCGCCCGGCTCGGCAACGTGCTCATGGAGGAGGGCGAACTGGAGCGCGGCGAGCGGCTGCTGCGCGGAGTCGTCGCCGACGGGGACGGCGCCCTCAGCGAGGCGATGCCGGCCGCCCGGCTCTTCCTCGCCTGCTGGCTCGCCCTGACCGACCGCATCGGCGAGGCGCGCGAGCAACTCAGGCTGCTGCGCGAGGAGTTCAAGATCGCGCACTTCGTCGTCTTCGACGCGATGATCCTCACCCAGGAGGCCTGGCTGGACGCCCTCGAACGGCGGCCGGAGGAGTCCCTGGCCCGCATCCGCAGGGCTCTCAGGCTCGCCGAGGACCCGCTGTGCGAGGCCGTCACCCCGCAGCTTCCCTCGATCTGCCTCGGTGTCGCCGCAATGGCCCTGGCCGGCTGCGACGGCGGTGGCCGTGCCGCGGACGGCGCCCGCTGCCAGGGGGCCTCCGACGCCCTGCTGCCTGCCGGGCACCTCCAGTCCGGCGTGGAGCGCCGGGTCCACGATCTCACCGAGGCCCGTATCCGGGAGACGCTCGACGCGGCCGGGTACGCGGCCGCGTACGCCGAGGGCGGTGGCCTCTCCCTCGCGGAGGCCACCGCCCTGGTGTGA